One part of the Mariniblastus fucicola genome encodes these proteins:
- a CDS encoding S41 family peptidase: MNFLQTIPVWALLFFFFIAPSTHGQTQPPTPELSRLLEVCHIVADHHAEPPTMQQLVLLAAKSIHHSQETVSAKDLSQQISRLRTDQEFLSLLQSTIKNSDAFDATVAIENFLERIPGTGRLIDLEAAKHDVQAKPNGLVGVGIALSIEQNQPLISECFYGGPASIAGVKSNDTILEIDGKPTAGQSLNEIVSQLRGAADSKVALLLQHPTAGTRTVVVTRNVTFIPTVTGAFQNDDGKWNYRLKDHPELALLRIDRFGNGTAEELEKLSLLLDRTRPAGIILDLRAGGGALHDVVNVADKFLDAGRIGSTTIAEAETIHRSNDGCLFEDIPIVVLTSTTSSSSSAFLAAALQDRDRAVVVGEPTNGASYLRSQFDLNNGDKVIIPSGYIRRINGTKLFTLENPILITHNARRRMRDENFNRKSANMVFPNFVVFADRNTPELLAAVSKQPESKTHNDPILTNAVSVLRRMTGSTD, encoded by the coding sequence TTGAACTTTCTGCAAACGATTCCTGTTTGGGCCCTGCTCTTTTTCTTCTTCATTGCACCGTCGACACACGGTCAGACTCAGCCACCGACGCCTGAGCTCAGCAGGCTGTTGGAAGTTTGCCACATCGTCGCCGATCACCACGCTGAACCGCCGACGATGCAGCAGCTGGTTTTGCTGGCTGCAAAGTCCATTCACCACTCGCAAGAAACCGTTTCGGCAAAAGACCTGAGCCAACAGATTTCGAGGCTCCGGACGGACCAGGAATTCCTGTCGCTGCTGCAATCGACCATCAAAAATTCCGACGCTTTTGACGCAACCGTTGCGATCGAGAACTTCCTGGAGCGAATCCCCGGCACCGGACGGTTGATAGATCTTGAAGCCGCCAAACATGACGTTCAGGCCAAACCGAACGGGCTCGTTGGCGTTGGCATCGCTCTTTCCATTGAGCAAAACCAGCCGCTCATTTCGGAATGTTTCTACGGCGGACCTGCCTCAATAGCTGGTGTAAAAAGCAACGATACAATCCTCGAAATCGATGGCAAGCCGACTGCAGGGCAAAGTCTCAACGAAATCGTCAGCCAGCTTCGCGGAGCAGCGGATTCCAAAGTAGCACTGCTCTTGCAACATCCGACCGCAGGGACACGCACCGTTGTTGTTACGAGAAACGTAACCTTTATCCCCACCGTGACCGGTGCCTTTCAAAATGACGATGGCAAATGGAATTATCGGCTGAAGGACCATCCGGAACTGGCGTTGCTGCGGATCGATCGCTTCGGAAACGGAACTGCCGAAGAACTTGAAAAACTCAGCCTTTTGCTCGACCGCACACGGCCTGCCGGCATCATCCTCGACCTACGAGCCGGCGGAGGAGCATTGCATGACGTCGTTAACGTCGCCGACAAGTTTCTTGACGCGGGAAGAATCGGAAGCACAACGATCGCTGAAGCCGAAACCATTCACCGGTCGAACGACGGTTGCCTGTTTGAGGATATTCCGATCGTTGTGCTGACTTCGACGACATCCAGCTCCAGCAGCGCATTTCTTGCCGCCGCACTGCAAGACCGCGATCGGGCCGTTGTCGTTGGCGAACCGACCAACGGAGCGTCTTACCTTCGCAGTCAATTCGATTTGAACAACGGAGACAAAGTCATCATCCCGTCGGGCTACATCCGGCGCATCAACGGTACGAAGCTGTTCACGCTCGAAAACCCGATCTTGATCACTCACAATGCTCGGCGACGCATGCGAGACGAAAACTTCAATCGCAAATCTGCCAACATGGTGTTTCCAAATTTCGTCGTATTCGCCGATCGGAACACGCCTGAGTTATTGGCGGCGGTAAGCAAACAACCCGAATCAAAAACCCACAACGACCCAATTTTGACCAACGCCGTTTCGGTGCTTCGTCGAATGACGGGCAGCACGGACTGA
- the mtnC gene encoding acireductone synthase, whose product MIEISADVILLDIEGTTSSIDFVHDVMFPFARKRVPGFVASNWDSPELNGCIELLSEDLGKESVAAWLSGNAESNQQSVIDAVVDMIDNDVKATGLKQLQGIIWKSGFHSGELVAHLYKDTAPALERWKDAGLDLRIYSSGSIAAQKLFFGHSVAGDLLHLFSANYDTTTGPKKEAESYHRIAADIGVDADQIVFVSDVPAELDAAAEAGFQTVLSLRPGNAVVENADDYQQIESFEQLLVAPNQLS is encoded by the coding sequence ATGATTGAAATTAGCGCTGACGTTATCCTTCTCGACATCGAAGGCACCACCTCATCGATCGACTTTGTCCACGACGTCATGTTTCCGTTTGCACGAAAGCGGGTTCCCGGCTTTGTTGCGTCGAACTGGGATTCTCCGGAGCTCAACGGATGCATCGAACTGCTGTCCGAAGACCTTGGCAAAGAATCAGTCGCAGCCTGGCTTTCGGGTAACGCCGAATCGAATCAGCAATCCGTCATCGATGCGGTGGTCGACATGATTGACAACGACGTCAAAGCAACCGGACTTAAACAGCTTCAGGGCATCATTTGGAAATCGGGTTTCCACAGCGGCGAACTGGTGGCTCATTTATATAAGGACACCGCACCAGCACTCGAGCGTTGGAAAGATGCGGGGCTCGATCTGCGAATCTATTCATCCGGCAGCATCGCCGCCCAGAAGCTGTTTTTCGGGCACAGTGTCGCGGGAGATCTGCTGCATCTGTTTTCGGCGAACTACGACACAACGACGGGGCCGAAGAAAGAAGCGGAGAGCTATCACCGAATCGCGGCCGATATTGGAGTCGATGCGGATCAAATCGTTTTTGTTAGCGATGTTCCCGCCGAATTGGACGCCGCCGCCGAAGCAGGATTTCAAACCGTGCTTAGTTTGCGTCCCGGAAATGCTGTTGTTGAGAACGCCGACGACTACCAGCAAATTGAGTCATTTGAGCAGCTTTTGGTCGCGCCAAACCAACTGTCCTAG
- a CDS encoding DUF1559 family PulG-like putative transporter: MKRSQKRYGFTLVELLVVIAIIGILIGMLLPAVQQVREAARRTQCMNNMRQIALACLNFESAHMRFPTGALGVADPVLPGVEPQRMGLLAQILPHIEANNVAAMCEPNLSTKRYGDDGAGYGVWINYNLAGGATTRFAALYNIPAFRCPTDSVPSTDKTADVTRTYGVGPSSVTVTLGGWGDWSSNLLGEEYGLTNYIGVAGVLGDDSSESDNWSAHDGMFLNRSRTTFGRMSDGSSNIIMMGEVVTEPLDEWPWPGETVGRAWIGTHTIGTVFWPDSSWGPAQLFEYASGHPGTVSFSRGDGSVGAVSEDTDATVIRNMSGIADGTVASID, encoded by the coding sequence ATGAAACGTTCACAGAAGCGATATGGCTTCACCCTCGTTGAGCTTTTGGTCGTCATTGCCATCATCGGAATTCTGATCGGCATGCTTTTGCCAGCTGTTCAGCAAGTTCGCGAAGCAGCACGTCGCACACAATGCATGAACAACATGCGTCAGATTGCACTTGCTTGTTTGAACTTTGAAAGTGCTCACATGCGGTTCCCTACGGGTGCCCTTGGTGTCGCTGACCCAGTTCTTCCTGGTGTTGAACCACAACGTATGGGTCTGCTTGCACAGATCCTTCCACACATCGAAGCAAACAACGTTGCTGCCATGTGTGAGCCAAACCTGAGCACCAAGCGCTACGGCGATGACGGAGCTGGTTACGGTGTTTGGATTAACTACAACCTTGCCGGTGGAGCGACAACTCGCTTCGCAGCTCTTTACAACATTCCAGCTTTCCGCTGCCCAACGGATTCAGTTCCGTCAACTGACAAAACAGCTGACGTAACTCGCACCTACGGTGTTGGACCAAGTAGCGTTACTGTTACTTTGGGTGGCTGGGGCGACTGGTCAAGTAACCTGCTTGGCGAAGAGTACGGCCTGACAAACTACATCGGTGTCGCTGGTGTACTTGGTGATGACTCAAGCGAGTCTGACAACTGGAGTGCTCACGACGGAATGTTCCTTAACCGTAGCCGCACCACGTTCGGTCGCATGTCTGACGGATCAAGTAACATCATCATGATGGGCGAAGTTGTTACTGAGCCTCTTGATGAATGGCCTTGGCCCGGCGAAACTGTCGGTCGAGCCTGGATTGGTACTCACACGATCGGAACAGTATTCTGGCCCGATAGCAGTTGGGGACCGGCCCAGCTCTTCGAATACGCAAGCGGCCACCCAGGCACTGTTAGCTTCTCACGTGGCGATGGTTCAGTGGGTGCTGTTAGCGAAGACACTGACGCAACAGTCATTCGCAACATGTCTGGTATCGCAGACGGAACCGTTGCTTCGATCGACTAG